A part of Desulfofundulus salinus genomic DNA contains:
- the sfsA gene encoding DNA/RNA nuclease SfsA, whose amino-acid sequence MLCSLHLPPQLEEAFFIRRLNRFVAEVLVRGNRELAHVPSSGRMAELLVAGRKIWVKRHARAGHKTTCRLLLVEYEGILVSVDATLPNRLVGRALQAGALEAFSSYETVRAEYSRGHSRFDFYLSGPPGGCLLEVKSVTLVEKGVALFPDAPSTRGTKHLEELAAARREGVQGAVLFVAQREDARCFSPHHGQDPAFARALQRAAASGVRVLAYRCRVSREAVTLEKEIPVLL is encoded by the coding sequence ATGCTTTGCAGTCTGCATTTACCTCCACAACTGGAAGAAGCTTTTTTCATCCGCCGCTTGAACCGCTTTGTAGCCGAGGTGCTGGTGAGGGGAAACCGGGAACTGGCCCATGTGCCCAGTTCCGGGCGCATGGCGGAACTGCTGGTGGCCGGGCGCAAGATCTGGGTTAAGCGCCATGCCAGAGCCGGCCATAAAACCACCTGCCGCCTGCTGCTGGTGGAGTACGAGGGCATACTGGTATCGGTGGACGCCACCCTGCCCAACCGGCTGGTGGGCCGGGCACTGCAGGCGGGGGCGCTTGAGGCCTTTTCGAGTTACGAAACGGTGCGGGCTGAATATTCCCGGGGCCACAGCCGTTTCGATTTTTATTTGAGCGGCCCGCCGGGCGGGTGCTTGCTGGAAGTGAAATCCGTCACCCTGGTGGAAAAGGGAGTGGCCCTTTTTCCCGATGCCCCATCAACAAGAGGAACAAAGCACCTGGAGGAGCTGGCGGCCGCCCGCAGGGAGGGAGTGCAGGGAGCGGTTCTCTTTGTGGCCCAGCGGGAAGACGCCCGCTGCTTTTCCCCCCACCACGGGCAGGACCCGGCTTTTGCCAGGGCACTGCAGCGGGCCGCGGCAAGCGGGGTGCGGGTGCTGGCCTACCGCTGCCGGGTAAGCCGGGAAGCGGTTACCCTGGAAAAGGAGATTCCCGTTTTGTTGTAA
- a CDS encoding DMT family transporter: MHKQKQTPGRQGLGVALVLFSTICLSIEPVAAKIAYRGGATVMTTLTLRYILAAAIFWLLILAGGYAFRLPRRQLLAVTALSLGTQTLTVLALFEAFRYIPAGMAILFLYFYPTVVTILAVFFLKEPFTWQKALALLLTLAGCAVILGQPVKTLDPRGVTLSLTAAITYAIFLVGSTRLLASIQTPVYNAYVSTILALAVGGLALMRGQLNLSFSSEALVAIGVLGIVSTVLAMAALMRGVKEIGASRAAIISTFEPVATAVLGFLVLGESLTSWQMIGGATVLAGVFLQRRE, translated from the coding sequence ATGCATAAGCAGAAACAAACGCCCGGGCGGCAGGGCCTGGGCGTGGCACTGGTTCTATTTTCCACCATTTGCCTGAGCATTGAGCCCGTAGCGGCCAAAATCGCCTACCGGGGCGGCGCCACCGTAATGACCACCCTCACCCTGCGTTACATTCTGGCCGCCGCAATCTTCTGGCTGCTCATCCTGGCGGGAGGTTATGCTTTCAGGCTGCCCCGCCGGCAGCTGCTGGCGGTAACGGCTCTTTCCCTGGGAACTCAAACGCTCACCGTACTGGCCCTTTTCGAGGCTTTCCGCTACATACCGGCCGGAATGGCCATCCTGTTTCTCTACTTTTACCCCACGGTGGTCACCATCCTGGCCGTTTTCTTTTTAAAAGAACCTTTTACCTGGCAGAAAGCGCTGGCCCTTTTGCTTACCCTTGCAGGCTGTGCCGTGATCCTGGGACAACCGGTAAAAACGCTGGATCCGCGGGGCGTGACACTGTCCCTGACCGCTGCCATCACCTACGCAATTTTTTTGGTGGGTTCCACCCGCCTGCTGGCCAGCATACAAACGCCGGTATATAATGCATACGTTTCCACCATTCTGGCCCTGGCCGTGGGGGGGCTTGCTCTCATGCGGGGGCAGTTGAACCTGTCCTTCAGCTCTGAAGCGCTGGTGGCCATCGGGGTGCTGGGCATTGTTTCCACCGTCCTGGCCATGGCCGCCCTGATGCGGGGGGTAAAGGAAATCGGCGCCTCCCGGGCGGCCATTATCAGTACCTTTGAACCGGTGGCTACAGCCGTACTGGGTTTTCTGGTGCTGGGCGAAAGCCTGACCTCCTGGCAGATGATCGGGGGGGCGACCGTCCTGGCGGGCGTATTCCTGCAAAGGAGGGAATGA
- the arsC gene encoding arsenate reductase (thioredoxin) translates to MSKKKKVLFLCTGNSCRSQMAEGFARTMAQDKWDVFSAGTAPVGVNPRAVQVMAEVGIDISGQKSKAIDPEILNSADVVVTLCGDAYESCPLTPPTVKRIHWPLEDPARATGTEEEIMAKFRAVRDEIKKRVAELLATLED, encoded by the coding sequence TTGTCCAAGAAGAAAAAAGTGCTATTCCTCTGCACCGGCAATTCCTGCCGCAGCCAGATGGCCGAAGGGTTCGCCCGGACCATGGCTCAGGACAAATGGGATGTTTTCAGCGCCGGAACGGCTCCCGTCGGGGTTAACCCCCGGGCCGTTCAGGTAATGGCGGAAGTGGGCATCGACATTTCCGGCCAGAAATCCAAAGCCATCGACCCGGAAATCCTTAATTCCGCCGATGTGGTGGTTACCCTGTGCGGCGACGCCTATGAAAGCTGCCCCCTCACCCCGCCCACGGTCAAGCGCATCCACTGGCCCCTGGAGGACCCGGCCCGGGCTACGGGCACGGAAGAGGAAATCATGGCCAAATTCCGGGCCGTCCGGGATGAAATAAAAAAACGGGTGGCCGAACTGCTCGCCACCTTAGAGGACTGA
- a CDS encoding epoxyqueuosine reductase codes for MEKLIEEIIARVVKKHRGKTGYRNPLVGFARADDPGFAKLKEVVGPGHLLPQDLLPGARSVVAFFLPFTPELVKIHRRDPYVSRQWAEAYIETNQLIGETCRVLARELEDRGVKAAWCEPTHNFDPVALVSFWSHKHVACLCGLGTFGLHHMLITPSGCAGRLGSLVVDVDLSPNPPVAGENCLYRREGSCTACVKLCPTGALSVEGLDKKKCYQRLLEVDAYYTDLGLCDVCGKCATGPCALGVP; via the coding sequence ATGGAAAAGCTGATCGAAGAAATTATTGCCCGGGTGGTAAAAAAACACCGGGGCAAAACCGGCTACCGCAATCCCCTGGTGGGTTTTGCCCGGGCCGATGATCCCGGGTTTGCTAAATTAAAGGAAGTGGTCGGTCCCGGCCATTTGCTGCCGCAGGACTTGCTGCCGGGTGCCCGCTCCGTGGTGGCCTTTTTCCTTCCCTTTACTCCGGAACTGGTGAAAATCCACCGCCGGGATCCTTACGTAAGCCGCCAGTGGGCAGAGGCCTATATTGAAACAAACCAGTTGATCGGCGAAACATGCCGTGTGCTGGCCCGGGAACTGGAAGACCGCGGGGTAAAGGCCGCCTGGTGTGAGCCCACCCATAATTTTGACCCGGTGGCCCTGGTGTCTTTCTGGTCCCACAAACATGTAGCCTGCCTTTGCGGGCTGGGTACCTTCGGGCTGCACCACATGCTCATCACCCCGTCCGGGTGTGCCGGCCGCCTGGGGAGCCTGGTGGTGGACGTGGACCTCTCCCCGAACCCGCCGGTTGCCGGGGAGAACTGCCTGTACCGGCGGGAAGGATCCTGCACGGCCTGTGTAAAGCTCTGCCCCACCGGGGCGTTGAGTGTGGAGGGACTGGACAAAAAGAAATGTTACCAGCGCCTTCTGGAGGTGGACGCTTACTACACCGACCTTGGCCTTTGCGACGTTTGCGGCAAATGCGCCACCGGCCCCTGCGCCCTGGGGGTGCCGTGA
- the hcp gene encoding hydroxylamine reductase codes for MFCYQCEQTANGTGCTKAGVCGKNEDIASLQDTIIIALKGIAAYAYHARELGARDEQVDAFMHEALFTTLTNVDFDLNRHIELVLKCGEMNLRVMELLDKAHVERFGSPEPTRVSTGTKAGPAILITGHDLLDLYELLKQTEGTGINVYTHGEMLPAHAYPELKKFPHLAGHYGSAWQNQKTEFEQFPGAILGTTNCVLIPKESYKDRMFTCGIAGLPDVTHIKNRDFTPVIEKAKSLPPLPEKEGGTLLTGFHHNAVLALAGKIIDAVKAGKIRHFFLVGGCDGVKKSRNYYTEFVQKVPGDCVVLTLGCGKFKFNHLDLGEIEGIPRLIDMGQCNNAYSAIQVAAALARAFNCSVNDLPLSLVLSWFEQKAVAILLTLFHLGIKNIRIGPSAPAFITPNVLKVLQDNYNLKLITTPDQDLKEILG; via the coding sequence ATGTTTTGTTACCAGTGTGAACAGACGGCCAACGGCACAGGTTGTACTAAAGCAGGTGTATGCGGCAAAAACGAGGATATCGCCAGTTTGCAGGATACCATAATCATCGCTTTGAAAGGGATTGCCGCTTACGCTTACCACGCCCGGGAACTGGGTGCCAGGGATGAACAGGTGGACGCCTTCATGCACGAAGCGCTGTTTACCACCCTGACCAACGTGGACTTCGATTTAAACCGGCACATTGAACTGGTACTCAAGTGCGGCGAAATGAACTTACGGGTCATGGAGCTTTTGGATAAGGCCCACGTGGAACGCTTCGGTTCCCCTGAGCCCACCAGAGTTTCCACGGGTACCAAGGCCGGCCCGGCCATCCTGATCACCGGACACGACCTTTTAGACCTGTACGAATTGCTGAAACAAACGGAAGGCACTGGAATTAACGTTTACACCCACGGGGAAATGCTCCCGGCCCACGCTTACCCGGAGCTGAAAAAATTCCCCCACCTGGCCGGTCACTACGGCAGTGCCTGGCAGAACCAGAAAACTGAATTCGAACAGTTCCCCGGCGCCATTCTGGGCACCACCAACTGCGTGCTCATTCCCAAGGAATCCTACAAGGACCGCATGTTCACCTGCGGCATAGCCGGGCTGCCGGATGTAACCCATATTAAAAACCGGGACTTCACGCCGGTTATCGAAAAAGCCAAATCGCTGCCACCCCTGCCGGAAAAAGAGGGCGGGACACTGCTGACGGGCTTCCACCACAACGCCGTTTTAGCCCTGGCCGGTAAAATCATCGACGCCGTCAAGGCCGGCAAGATCCGCCACTTCTTCCTGGTGGGCGGCTGCGACGGGGTGAAGAAATCCCGGAACTACTACACCGAATTCGTCCAGAAAGTGCCCGGGGACTGCGTGGTGCTGACCCTGGGTTGCGGCAAGTTCAAGTTCAACCACCTGGATCTGGGCGAAATTGAAGGCATCCCGCGGTTGATCGATATGGGCCAGTGCAACAACGCCTACTCGGCCATCCAGGTGGCCGCAGCCCTGGCCAGGGCCTTTAACTGCAGCGTGAACGACCTGCCCCTGAGCCTGGTGCTGTCCTGGTTCGAACAAAAAGCCGTGGCCATCCTGCTCACCCTGTTCCACCTGGGGATCAAGAACATCCGCATCGGCCCGTCCGCACCAGCGTTCATCACACCCAACGTGCTCAAGGTGCTGCAGGACAACTACAACCTGAAGCTGATCACCACTCCCGATCAGGACCTGAAGGAAATCCTGGGTTAA
- a CDS encoding helix-turn-helix transcriptional regulator, which yields MCRNHGPGHRHGDCRCAGAPMERFMQPCLLLLLHRRSTHGYELIQSLREFGFHDSEADPGTVYRNLRRLEEEGLVSSQWDTSGGGPARRLYRLTPEGEELLHAWAEAITHNKRRLEYFLARYREEFAQSKY from the coding sequence ATGTGCAGAAATCACGGTCCCGGCCACCGGCACGGCGACTGCCGGTGTGCCGGGGCTCCTATGGAGCGGTTTATGCAGCCGTGCCTTTTGCTTTTACTTCACCGCCGTTCAACCCACGGCTACGAGTTGATACAAAGCTTGAGGGAGTTTGGCTTCCATGACAGTGAGGCCGACCCGGGTACGGTTTACCGTAACCTGCGCCGCCTGGAAGAGGAGGGCCTGGTTTCTTCCCAATGGGATACCAGCGGTGGCGGTCCGGCCAGGCGCCTGTACCGTTTAACCCCGGAAGGGGAGGAATTGCTCCATGCCTGGGCGGAAGCAATAACACACAACAAAAGGCGGCTGGAATATTTTCTGGCCAGGTACCGGGAGGAGTTTGCGCAAAGTAAATATTAA
- a CDS encoding permease, which translates to MKAQLRRYALFALVVVADLLLYLQHPARGEQAIRSALDYLVEMLLFIPPIFVLVGLLDVWVPRQIVEKNVGPDSGVRGVIISILVATAAAGPLYAGFPVADALLRKGCRLANAVIFLGTWATIKIPMLMMEVKFVGLPFALLRLALTLPAIIATGYLMEMILKVGETGRFAQGAGENKCSVKPL; encoded by the coding sequence GTGAAAGCCCAGCTCAGGAGATATGCCCTGTTTGCTTTAGTGGTGGTTGCCGATCTGCTTCTTTATTTGCAACATCCGGCCAGGGGAGAGCAAGCAATTAGAAGTGCCCTGGATTATCTGGTGGAAATGCTTTTGTTCATACCGCCGATTTTCGTCCTGGTAGGCCTGCTGGACGTATGGGTTCCCCGTCAGATTGTGGAGAAGAACGTAGGACCGGACTCTGGTGTGCGCGGTGTGATTATCTCCATTCTGGTGGCCACTGCGGCGGCCGGTCCCCTTTATGCCGGTTTTCCGGTGGCTGACGCGCTGCTCAGAAAGGGCTGTCGCCTGGCGAATGCGGTAATTTTCCTGGGCACGTGGGCGACCATTAAAATTCCCATGTTAATGATGGAAGTCAAGTTTGTCGGGTTACCCTTTGCGCTCTTGCGCCTGGCTTTAACCCTGCCGGCCATAATTGCTACGGGGTACCTCATGGAGATGATTTTAAAGGTCGGGGAAACGGGAAGGTTTGCGCAGGGTGCCGGCGAAAATAAATGTTCAGTTAAACCGTTATGA
- a CDS encoding permease, with protein MLFNVTLFVFAAAALCISFRRDRQKTKKALAIAWNSFRNLIPSMLGIIGLIGLMLALVPREVIAGLFGNNSPAGILLISLAGAVTLMPAFIAFPLAASLLQSGASVMAVACFITTLLMVGIITAPMEVNFFGKKFTFWRNAIGFVLALVIGGVMGVVLQ; from the coding sequence GTGTTATTCAACGTCACCCTCTTTGTTTTTGCGGCAGCAGCTTTATGTATTTCTTTCCGGCGGGACCGGCAGAAGACAAAAAAGGCCCTGGCCATTGCCTGGAACTCCTTTCGCAACCTGATCCCCAGCATGCTGGGGATCATCGGGCTGATTGGCCTTATGCTGGCGCTGGTGCCCCGGGAGGTTATTGCGGGGCTCTTTGGAAATAACAGTCCTGCGGGCATTCTCCTCATTTCCCTGGCCGGCGCCGTTACCCTGATGCCCGCCTTTATCGCCTTTCCCCTGGCGGCTTCCCTTTTGCAGTCCGGGGCCAGCGTGATGGCGGTGGCCTGCTTTATTACGACACTGTTGATGGTGGGGATTATTACGGCCCCCATGGAAGTTAACTTTTTTGGTAAGAAATTTACCTTCTGGCGCAATGCCATCGGGTTTGTGCTGGCCCTGGTGATCGGGGGCGTAATGGGGGTGGTTCTGCAGTGA
- a CDS encoding DUF5320 family protein, with amino-acid sequence MCCGTGHGGRMHAHGHQHGSGSGHGRGCCCHGSGFHRRVLTRQEELAQLEAYLKDLQEEIKTVEERIKRLKG; translated from the coding sequence ATGTGTTGCGGTACCGGTCATGGCGGCAGGATGCATGCTCATGGCCATCAACACGGCTCTGGTTCCGGCCACGGCAGGGGTTGCTGCTGCCACGGGAGCGGCTTTCACCGGCGCGTCCTGACCAGGCAGGAGGAACTGGCGCAGCTGGAGGCCTATCTCAAGGACCTGCAGGAAGAAATTAAGACGGTCGAGGAAAGGATTAAAAGGCTGAAAGGTTAG
- a CDS encoding sulfurtransferase TusA family protein, which yields MVKEVDARGLLCPEPVLLTKQALDALGSGTVKVLVSSAAAKENVSRLAESRGWQVEVQEQGEDILLVLTKR from the coding sequence TTGGTAAAGGAAGTTGACGCCAGGGGCTTGTTGTGTCCCGAGCCGGTTTTACTGACCAAACAGGCTCTGGATGCTCTCGGGAGCGGTACCGTAAAGGTGCTGGTCAGCAGCGCCGCGGCCAAGGAGAATGTGTCCCGGCTGGCTGAAAGCAGGGGCTGGCAGGTTGAGGTCCAGGAACAGGGTGAAGATATATTACTGGTCTTAACAAAAAGGTAA
- the yedE gene encoding YedE family putative selenium transporter codes for MNGKRVLVVAAGGTLGLLAVVLVAMGNPANMGYCVACFLRDITGGLGLHRAAPVQYIRPEIIGLVLGAFLASQVTREFRPIGGSSSFTRFVLGFLAMIGMLVFLGCPVRAVLRLAGGDLNAGVGLLGLVAGVAIGVQFLKSGFSLGRAVPQQKGNGYIFTLFMFLLLILLLARPSFIFFSEKGPGSMHAPVWVALGAGLVIGVLAQRSRLCMVGGIRDFIMFRDAHLLYGFVAIFVVALVGNLAVGTFKIGFAGQPVAHTDGLWNFLGMALAGWAAVLLGGCPLRQLVAAAEGNTDSALTIMGIIFGAAVSHNFGLAGSPTGVPVGGQIAVILGLIAVFIIGYVNRPAAVKRGVSIGKGS; via the coding sequence TTGAACGGCAAAAGGGTGCTGGTTGTTGCTGCCGGTGGCACCCTGGGTCTACTGGCGGTAGTGCTGGTGGCCATGGGCAACCCGGCCAACATGGGCTACTGTGTGGCCTGTTTCCTGCGCGACATCACCGGTGGATTGGGTTTACACCGGGCTGCCCCGGTACAGTACATAAGGCCTGAAATTATTGGCCTGGTACTGGGGGCCTTCCTTGCATCCCAGGTAACAAGGGAGTTCCGGCCCATTGGTGGCTCCAGTTCTTTTACCCGCTTTGTGCTGGGTTTTCTGGCCATGATCGGCATGCTGGTTTTCCTGGGCTGTCCCGTACGTGCCGTCCTGAGGCTGGCCGGCGGTGACCTCAACGCCGGGGTGGGGTTGCTGGGTCTGGTAGCAGGGGTAGCCATCGGAGTCCAGTTTCTTAAGTCCGGTTTCAGTCTGGGGCGGGCTGTTCCCCAGCAAAAGGGTAACGGCTATATATTTACTTTATTTATGTTCCTTTTGCTCATTCTCTTGCTTGCGCGCCCATCCTTTATATTTTTCAGCGAGAAGGGCCCCGGTTCCATGCATGCTCCCGTATGGGTCGCCCTGGGAGCGGGCCTGGTGATTGGTGTGCTGGCCCAGCGTTCCCGGCTGTGCATGGTCGGCGGAATCAGGGACTTCATTATGTTCCGGGATGCCCACCTCTTGTACGGTTTTGTGGCCATATTTGTGGTCGCCCTGGTAGGAAACCTGGCGGTGGGTACTTTTAAAATTGGATTTGCGGGACAGCCGGTCGCTCATACCGACGGGCTCTGGAACTTTCTAGGGATGGCCCTCGCCGGCTGGGCGGCAGTGCTTCTGGGCGGGTGCCCGCTGCGCCAGCTGGTTGCTGCCGCCGAAGGAAATACCGACAGCGCCTTGACCATAATGGGGATCATATTTGGAGCTGCAGTTTCGCATAACTTCGGCCTGGCTGGCAGCCCCACCGGAGTGCCGGTAGGCGGCCAGATAGCCGTTATTTTGGGGTTAATAGCGGTGTTTATTATAGGTTATGTAAACCGTCCGGCGGCAGTAAAGCGAGGTGTGAGCATTGGTAAAGGAAGTTGA
- a CDS encoding tungsten cofactor oxidoreductase radical SAM maturase: protein MSPQRPISVNNFKMGKPIVITRDGNTTLPFDFTRYAGESGWVDALCVRTEDGFLILPRVPNVKKLYVEPTTVCNFACTTCIRNSWEDPLAHMEWPVFERILDSLPRLPGLECVHFGGFGEPFSHPRLLDMLELVKSRGYRVEVITNGSLLNADVINKLIDIKLDMLFVSLDGPDEEEYCRIRQGADFHGVMGSIRLLQEIKGQRGVGFPELGIEFVATKDNYHKLPRLGELVLKLKARRMIVTNVLPYHEAMKEQILYDMEDTEIPFDYQSLLLMVQAQLPYMKLRTDRYCKFVEDRAMVINHRGFVSPCYALMHSYRCFIYGRAKEIRPFYLGDVKEKYLDEIWTDPAYINFRVAVKNFRFPSCTDCKFLEGCTMADDNEMDCWGNSPSCAECLWSRQIVACP from the coding sequence ATGTCCCCCCAGAGACCCATTTCCGTCAATAACTTTAAAATGGGAAAGCCCATTGTTATTACCCGGGATGGGAATACAACGTTGCCTTTTGATTTCACCCGGTATGCGGGGGAATCGGGTTGGGTGGATGCCCTCTGTGTCAGAACGGAAGATGGTTTTTTAATCCTTCCCCGGGTTCCGAATGTTAAAAAATTATATGTTGAGCCAACTACAGTGTGTAATTTCGCCTGCACCACCTGCATCAGAAATTCCTGGGAAGACCCCCTTGCCCATATGGAGTGGCCCGTATTTGAGCGCATTCTGGACAGCCTCCCCCGTCTACCCGGACTGGAGTGCGTGCATTTCGGCGGCTTCGGCGAGCCCTTCAGCCACCCCCGCCTGCTGGACATGCTGGAGCTGGTCAAGTCGCGGGGGTACAGGGTCGAGGTGATAACCAATGGTTCATTATTAAATGCAGATGTAATCAATAAGTTGATCGATATCAAACTGGACATGCTCTTCGTCTCGCTGGACGGGCCGGATGAGGAAGAATACTGCCGGATCAGGCAGGGGGCTGACTTTCACGGTGTTATGGGGAGTATCCGTTTGCTACAAGAGATAAAAGGACAAAGGGGTGTGGGGTTTCCGGAACTTGGTATAGAGTTTGTGGCTACAAAAGACAACTATCATAAATTACCCCGGTTGGGTGAGCTTGTTTTAAAACTAAAGGCGCGCCGGATGATTGTTACCAATGTATTGCCCTACCACGAGGCAATGAAGGAACAAATTCTTTACGATATGGAAGATACGGAGATCCCTTTTGACTACCAGTCGTTATTGCTGATGGTCCAGGCCCAGCTTCCTTACATGAAGTTGCGTACCGACCGGTATTGCAAATTTGTTGAGGACAGGGCCATGGTGATCAACCACAGGGGATTTGTTTCTCCTTGTTATGCTTTGATGCATTCGTACCGCTGCTTTATCTACGGCCGGGCTAAGGAAATTCGTCCTTTCTACCTGGGTGATGTAAAGGAAAAATACCTGGATGAAATCTGGACCGACCCGGCTTACATCAACTTCAGGGTAGCTGTAAAAAACTTCAGGTTCCCATCCTGCACGGACTGCAAGTTTCTGGAGGGTTGTACCATGGCCGACGACAATGAGATGGATTGCTGGGGCAACAGCCCGTCCTGTGCCGAATGCCTGTGGTCCAGGCAAATAGTTGCCTGTCCTTGA
- a CDS encoding (Fe-S)-binding protein → MFKKYSLKLVRPQCHPSRLRVNAIVELDVDIREIFPYLNAELGNCFYHPEAPFLRFAQGGKVFTLHPSHFTINGLEDEEQAHRMVEFIRKLLEDTWARRREIVPSFRRGTELKVLDVYKLLPRTNCGNCGEKNCMAFAAGLIKQEFTLADCTPLQEPAQDAAREKLTRLLQDAGYPV, encoded by the coding sequence ATGTTTAAAAAATACAGCTTAAAATTGGTGCGGCCCCAGTGCCACCCCTCCCGGCTGCGGGTAAATGCAATTGTGGAACTGGATGTAGATATCCGGGAAATATTTCCGTATCTCAACGCGGAACTGGGCAACTGCTTTTACCACCCGGAAGCACCATTCTTGCGTTTTGCCCAGGGGGGGAAAGTCTTCACTCTCCACCCCTCCCACTTTACCATAAACGGTCTGGAGGATGAAGAGCAAGCCCACCGCATGGTGGAGTTCATCCGGAAGCTGCTGGAAGACACATGGGCAAGGCGCAGGGAAATTGTCCCCAGTTTTCGCCGCGGCACTGAATTGAAGGTACTTGACGTATACAAGCTGCTGCCCCGCACCAACTGCGGGAATTGCGGAGAAAAAAACTGCATGGCATTTGCAGCGGGGCTGATCAAACAGGAATTCACCCTGGCCGATTGCACCCCGCTTCAAGAACCCGCGCAGGACGCAGCGCGGGAAAAGCTCACCCGGCTGCTTCAAGACGCAGGTTATCCTGTCTAA
- a CDS encoding arsenic resistance protein, protein MRVAQFINKHMIQLLMAVIALGLLLGYLLPDTGKRLQVFYPVALFIMLYPMMVGIKIGEVVGAARRVGFMTVVMVFNYLISPLLAALLARMFLSGYPDFAVGLILTGVVPCAGMIVAWTAMAKGNAPMTLVITVTSLLAGIVLIPLWMSALAGKYVPVDAWKMLQTIFYTIVVPLVLGNLTRVWLVKKWGQKKFADYKPVFPAVSALGMYLVFFISMMSESVTLVRNPQYLGVIALPLVIFYTLLFGISILYARLTRTGYPDMVALAYGVSGKNISIALALAVVFFSPLTVMIIAVKPLIQVLFMAGFFRLSPYLQKYWVKVVPEPGAVMK, encoded by the coding sequence GTGCGAGTGGCACAATTTATTAATAAACACATGATCCAGCTTTTGATGGCGGTAATTGCCCTGGGGCTGCTGCTGGGCTACCTGCTGCCCGATACCGGCAAGCGGCTGCAGGTATTCTACCCGGTAGCGCTGTTCATTATGCTGTACCCCATGATGGTGGGAATTAAAATCGGCGAAGTGGTTGGAGCGGCCAGGCGGGTGGGGTTCATGACGGTGGTGATGGTCTTTAATTACCTCATATCCCCCCTGCTAGCGGCGCTCCTGGCCAGGATGTTTTTATCCGGTTACCCGGACTTTGCAGTAGGGCTTATCCTTACCGGAGTGGTTCCCTGTGCGGGTATGATCGTGGCGTGGACGGCAATGGCCAAAGGAAATGCACCTATGACGCTGGTGATCACGGTAACCAGTTTGCTGGCCGGCATTGTGTTAATACCGCTGTGGATGAGTGCCCTGGCCGGCAAATACGTTCCCGTAGATGCCTGGAAAATGCTGCAAACGATTTTTTATACTATTGTTGTTCCCCTGGTCCTGGGTAACCTGACCAGGGTGTGGCTGGTGAAAAAATGGGGACAGAAGAAATTTGCCGATTATAAGCCCGTTTTCCCTGCCGTCTCGGCCCTGGGCATGTACCTGGTATTCTTTATCTCCATGATGTCCGAATCCGTAACTCTGGTACGCAATCCGCAATACCTGGGTGTAATCGCCCTGCCGCTGGTGATATTTTATACGCTTTTATTCGGCATTTCCATCCTGTACGCCCGGTTGACCCGTACCGGTTACCCGGATATGGTGGCCCTGGCCTACGGGGTCAGCGGTAAAAACATTTCCATCGCCCTGGCCCTGGCCGTGGTGTTTTTCTCGCCATTGACGGTTATGATCATCGCCGTCAAGCCGCTCATCCAGGTGCTCTTCATGGCGGGATTTTTCAGGCTGTCCCCTTACCTGCAGAAGTACTGGGTCAAAGTGGTACCCGAGCCGGGGGCGGTCATGAAGTAG